In one Variovorax sp. V213 genomic region, the following are encoded:
- a CDS encoding tannase/feruloyl esterase family alpha/beta hydrolase: MNRIKFSSCRPTWAALAAASLLAACGGGGGGGGAGGFGFVPTTLSPGGSGLAEARPGTLQSCSDLASKAAFGNTVYTSVTSVAAGTLVVAGVSTPVPEHCLVQGQMNQRTSSVDGKTYAIGFEMRLPVSWNGRFFYQANGGLDGNVVRATGGIGGGAPTSTALHRGFAVISSDAGHSGAQIPTFGIDPQARLDYGYNAVAQLTPMAKNLIAKAYGRAPDRSYFGGCSNGGRHAMVAAARFANQYDGILAGNPGFNLPKAAVAQLYGVQQYAKVTTANTPAGKPDLQTAFTPAEMTTVANAVLARCDALDGATDGIVADVQSCKQAFDLASAVPTCGATRTGSCLTATQKTVLDNIFSGARNSAGTALYSGFPYDAGIKGADWRQWEFANSQNLDTAAVGFVFSTPPLGTSRPPGIDFALGFNMDTDAPGIFASTALYAESAMSFMTPPNPANLSALRERGSKLIVYHGTSDAVFSSDDTTSWYEQLRAANGGDASGFARFFPVPGMNHCGGGPATDQFDMLAPLVAWVEQGKAPAAVVANARGPGANVVNAEVPADWSPARTRPLCPYPQTAVYMGGSLESAASFACR; this comes from the coding sequence ATGAACCGGATCAAGTTCTCTTCATGCCGCCCGACATGGGCCGCATTGGCCGCGGCCTCCCTGCTCGCCGCCTGCGGTGGCGGCGGCGGCGGCGGGGGCGCAGGTGGCTTTGGCTTCGTTCCAACCACGCTCTCCCCCGGTGGCTCCGGGTTGGCGGAGGCGCGCCCCGGCACGCTCCAGTCGTGCAGCGATCTCGCAAGCAAGGCGGCGTTCGGCAACACCGTCTACACCAGCGTCACTTCGGTGGCCGCGGGTACGCTCGTCGTCGCCGGCGTGAGCACGCCAGTGCCGGAGCACTGCCTGGTGCAGGGGCAGATGAACCAGCGCACCAGCAGCGTGGACGGCAAGACCTACGCCATCGGCTTCGAGATGCGCCTGCCGGTCAGCTGGAACGGCCGGTTCTTCTACCAGGCCAATGGCGGGCTCGACGGCAACGTGGTGCGCGCAACGGGCGGCATCGGCGGCGGCGCACCCACGAGCACGGCGCTGCACCGGGGCTTCGCGGTGATCAGTTCCGACGCGGGGCACTCGGGCGCGCAGATCCCGACCTTCGGCATCGACCCGCAGGCGCGCCTGGACTACGGCTACAACGCCGTGGCGCAACTGACGCCGATGGCCAAGAACCTGATCGCGAAGGCCTATGGGCGCGCGCCCGACCGCTCCTACTTCGGCGGCTGCTCGAACGGCGGCCGCCACGCGATGGTGGCCGCGGCGCGGTTCGCGAACCAGTACGACGGCATCCTGGCCGGCAACCCCGGATTCAACCTGCCGAAGGCCGCGGTGGCCCAGCTCTATGGCGTGCAGCAATATGCCAAGGTGACCACCGCCAACACGCCGGCCGGCAAGCCGGACCTGCAGACCGCCTTCACGCCGGCCGAGATGACCACGGTGGCCAACGCGGTGCTCGCGCGCTGCGACGCCCTGGACGGCGCGACCGACGGCATCGTGGCCGACGTGCAGAGCTGCAAGCAGGCCTTCGACCTGGCCAGCGCCGTGCCCACATGCGGCGCCACGCGCACCGGCAGCTGCCTCACGGCCACGCAGAAGACCGTGCTCGACAACATCTTCTCGGGCGCGCGCAACAGCGCGGGCACGGCGCTCTACAGCGGCTTTCCGTACGACGCCGGCATCAAGGGCGCTGACTGGCGCCAATGGGAATTTGCCAATTCGCAGAACCTGGACACGGCCGCCGTGGGCTTCGTCTTCAGCACGCCGCCGCTGGGCACGAGCCGCCCACCGGGCATCGACTTCGCACTGGGCTTCAACATGGACACCGATGCGCCGGGCATCTTCGCGAGCACGGCCCTCTATGCGGAGTCGGCGATGTCATTCATGACGCCGCCGAACCCCGCCAACCTCTCGGCGCTTCGCGAGCGCGGCAGCAAGCTCATCGTGTACCACGGCACCAGCGATGCGGTGTTCTCGTCGGACGACACGACGAGCTGGTACGAGCAGCTGCGCGCGGCCAACGGCGGCGATGCATCCGGCTTTGCTCGCTTCTTTCCGGTACCCGGCATGAACCATTGCGGCGGCGGTCCGGCCACCGACCAGTTCGACATGCTCGCGCCGCTCGTCGCGTGGGTGGAACAGGGCAAGGCGCCTGCGGCCGTCGTTGCCAATGCACGCGGGCCCGGCGCCAACGTGGTCAATGCCGAAGTGCCTGCCGACTGGTCGCCTGCCCGCACGCGGCCGCTGTGCCCGTACCCGCAGACGGCGGTCTACATGGGCGGCAGCCTCGAATCGGCCGCCAGCTTCGCCTGCCGATAG
- a CDS encoding diguanylate cyclase produces MFRRPSITFRTMAFVAIVCLSLLAIDCWNSWQSRTVQLRQMNVAASNLARAMAQQADDTLKAADSALVGIVERVEHDGTGPAAVERLRKVLAAQVDEFPQLDGLHIYDQDGNWVANSRRTPPQNLNNAGREYFIFHRTHEERGPHIGIPVKSRTSGELLVPVSRRINRADGSFAGVALATIDIDFFMKFYDSLDIGEAGAVALVLDNGTMMTRRPYSPEMVGRDMRETGLYRAYLDQGAAGSAYIKSSQDGTMRFNSFRRLENYPLFVAAALSKDEILADWWRETLWHSAGVMLLALGVGFVGWRLVKQFELQVQTEDELRQARDALETLNKTLNTLAMEDGLTGLANRRQFDVTLDNEFGRAMRDASTLALIMMDVDCFKQYNDIYGHAAGDECLQTIGRTIAKVAGRRPGDLAARYGGEELVVLLPNTDVAGAVILAERIRSAVRDLKIVHAGTEDGFVTLSAGVDAFRPEPGAAQPKELIRAADQALYAAKAGGRNRVCASMRPVPA; encoded by the coding sequence GTGTTTCGCCGACCTTCCATCACCTTTCGGACGATGGCCTTCGTGGCCATCGTCTGCCTCAGCCTGCTGGCGATCGATTGCTGGAACAGCTGGCAGTCGCGCACGGTGCAATTGCGGCAGATGAACGTGGCGGCGTCGAACCTCGCGCGCGCCATGGCGCAGCAGGCGGACGACACGCTCAAGGCGGCCGACTCCGCGTTGGTCGGCATCGTCGAGCGCGTCGAACACGACGGCACCGGCCCGGCGGCCGTGGAGCGGCTTCGCAAGGTGCTTGCGGCCCAAGTCGATGAATTTCCGCAGCTCGACGGCTTGCACATCTATGACCAGGACGGCAACTGGGTCGCCAATTCGCGCCGGACACCGCCGCAGAACCTGAACAATGCAGGCAGGGAATACTTCATCTTCCACCGTACGCACGAGGAGCGCGGACCGCACATCGGCATCCCGGTGAAGAGCCGGACCAGCGGCGAGCTGCTGGTGCCGGTATCGCGTCGCATCAATCGTGCGGACGGCAGCTTTGCGGGGGTGGCGCTCGCGACCATCGACATCGACTTCTTCATGAAGTTCTACGACAGCCTGGACATCGGCGAGGCGGGCGCCGTGGCGCTGGTGCTCGACAACGGAACCATGATGACCCGCCGGCCCTACAGCCCCGAGATGGTCGGACGGGACATGCGGGAGACCGGGCTCTATCGCGCATACCTCGACCAGGGTGCGGCCGGCTCCGCGTACATCAAGTCGTCGCAGGACGGCACCATGCGCTTCAACAGCTTCCGGCGGCTCGAGAACTATCCGCTGTTCGTGGCCGCCGCCCTGTCCAAGGACGAGATCCTGGCCGACTGGTGGCGCGAAACGCTCTGGCATTCGGCCGGTGTCATGCTGCTCGCGCTGGGGGTCGGTTTTGTCGGATGGCGGCTGGTCAAGCAGTTCGAGCTCCAGGTCCAGACCGAGGACGAGCTGCGGCAGGCGCGCGACGCGCTCGAGACGCTGAACAAGACGCTCAATACGCTTGCCATGGAAGACGGGCTGACCGGGCTCGCGAACCGCAGGCAGTTCGACGTGACGCTCGACAACGAGTTCGGCCGCGCGATGCGCGATGCGAGCACGCTCGCGCTGATCATGATGGATGTGGATTGCTTCAAGCAGTACAACGACATCTACGGCCACGCGGCCGGCGACGAGTGCCTGCAGACGATCGGCCGCACCATCGCCAAGGTTGCAGGCCGTCGTCCGGGGGACCTGGCGGCGCGCTACGGCGGGGAGGAGCTGGTGGTGCTGCTGCCGAACACCGACGTGGCGGGCGCCGTCATTCTGGCGGAACGCATTCGCAGTGCCGTTCGCGACCTGAAGATCGTTCATGCCGGCACCGAAGACGGCTTCGTGACGTTGAGCGCCGGCGTGGATGCGTTCAGGCCCGAGCCCGGAGCGGCGCAGCCGAAGGAATTGATCCGCGCCGCGGACCAGGCCTTGTATGCGGCGAAGGCGGGCGGCCGCAACCGCGTATGCGCATCGATGCGGCCCGTGCCCGCCTAG
- a CDS encoding substrate-binding domain-containing protein, whose protein sequence is MTTLIQGLCSMATRGLLDELAAAYAQRTGVPVSFLAIGGVEAARRVSAGESFDLVVLASDAIDKLVAAGRLAAAGKVELVRSGVAAAVRAGAPRPDISTEEALRSAVRAAPRIAYSTGPSGVALMALFERWGIAAEIRSRLVQAPPGVPVGSLLARGDAALGFQQLSELIGVEGIELIGPLPPEVQITTVFSAAPGMGGAKPEAVRALLDFMRSADSTEAKRRHGMEPA, encoded by the coding sequence ATGACGACACTGATCCAGGGCCTCTGCTCGATGGCGACTCGCGGGTTGCTGGACGAACTCGCGGCGGCCTATGCGCAGCGCACGGGGGTGCCGGTTTCCTTCCTGGCCATCGGCGGTGTCGAGGCTGCCCGGCGTGTGTCGGCGGGCGAATCGTTCGACCTGGTGGTGCTGGCCTCGGACGCCATCGACAAGCTGGTGGCCGCGGGCCGGCTCGCCGCCGCCGGCAAGGTCGAGCTGGTGCGCTCGGGCGTGGCGGCGGCGGTGCGCGCGGGTGCGCCGCGTCCCGACATTTCCACGGAAGAGGCGCTGCGCAGCGCCGTGCGGGCGGCACCTCGCATTGCCTACTCGACCGGCCCGAGCGGCGTTGCGCTGATGGCATTGTTCGAGCGCTGGGGCATTGCCGCCGAGATCCGCAGCCGCCTGGTGCAGGCGCCGCCCGGTGTGCCGGTCGGCTCGCTGCTCGCGCGCGGCGATGCCGCGCTCGGCTTCCAACAACTGAGCGAGCTGATCGGCGTCGAAGGCATCGAGCTGATCGGCCCGCTGCCTCCGGAGGTTCAGATCACCACCGTCTTCTCGGCCGCCCCCGGCATGGGTGGCGCGAAGCCGGAGGCGGTGCGTGCGCTGCTCGATTTCATGCGCTCGGCGGACAGCACCGAGGCCAAGCGCCGCCACGGCATGGAGCCCGCCTGA